The Prochlorococcus sp. MIT 1300 genome has a window encoding:
- a CDS encoding thiamine phosphate synthase encodes MQNTPIPDPSVAQLIDANLDRAREGLRVVEDWCRFGLNRKDLVITIKDWRQKLGIHHKETYKQARSTSQDQGLGLSHQAQSNRKTTWDVVAANCARAQEALRVIEEFGRSPDPELASVAALIRYGLYELELNVLEATNGGTRHKKLSECQICLITSPNSNLTQTVDDALSVGVGMVQYRSKNISDLQMFSEAKELADLCKKYKALFIINDRIDLALALDADGVHLGQKDFPVEIARQLIGSNKLIGRSTHSLQDINQAEQEGCDYLGVGPVHKTSTKPNEKVVGLIYVEEASKATTLPWFAIGGVNGSNIKSILTAGAQRIAVVGAIMNSPNPREAAEELFEAME; translated from the coding sequence GCCAATCTTGATAGAGCTAGAGAAGGCCTACGCGTAGTAGAAGATTGGTGTCGTTTTGGCCTAAACCGTAAAGATCTTGTAATCACAATCAAGGACTGGAGACAGAAACTAGGGATTCACCATAAAGAAACGTACAAACAGGCAAGGTCAACATCCCAAGATCAAGGTCTAGGGCTAAGTCATCAAGCCCAAAGCAATAGAAAAACGACCTGGGATGTTGTAGCTGCCAATTGTGCAAGAGCCCAAGAAGCTCTAAGAGTCATAGAGGAATTTGGCAGAAGTCCAGATCCAGAACTCGCCTCAGTTGCTGCTTTGATTCGTTATGGCTTATATGAACTAGAACTTAATGTTTTGGAAGCGACAAATGGTGGAACAAGACACAAGAAACTTTCCGAATGTCAGATATGCCTTATTACATCGCCAAATTCAAATCTAACGCAAACTGTCGATGATGCTCTGTCAGTTGGCGTAGGCATGGTCCAATACAGATCAAAAAATATTAGTGATCTTCAAATGTTCTCTGAAGCTAAAGAACTGGCTGATTTATGCAAAAAATATAAAGCCCTCTTTATAATTAATGACAGGATTGATCTGGCTCTTGCACTAGATGCCGATGGAGTTCATTTAGGGCAAAAAGACTTTCCGGTTGAAATCGCCAGACAACTAATTGGAAGCAACAAATTAATAGGTAGAAGCACACACTCTCTTCAAGACATTAACCAAGCCGAACAAGAAGGCTGTGATTATCTTGGTGTTGGGCCAGTACACAAAACATCAACTAAACCAAATGAAAAAGTTGTAGGACTTATTTACGTAGAAGAAGCATCAAAGGCCACAACCCTTCCTTGGTTTGCTATAGGGGGAGTTAATGGTTCAAACATTAAATCTATTCTTACTGCAGGGGCTCAACGTATAGCAGTGGTTGGAGCAATAATGAATTCTCCTAATCCAAGAGAAGCTGCAGAAGAACTTTTTGAGGCTATGGAATGA